The Pseudomonas wenzhouensis genome has a segment encoding these proteins:
- a CDS encoding TolC family protein yields MTTIKPAVLLCAALLLAGCAGFSQDSGFDPVQQSAERQLDKQLLWARDEAGRSQIEARVAELLAEPLSLDAAVQLALLNNRGLQASFDELGIGEAERVQAGRLPNPGFSYGRLEKGSEIEYERGLHLNLARLIALPLTSRLEGRRFEQLQRQTSLAVFELASETRKAWYQAVAAEESLVYARQVLAAAEAGAELARRMTAVGNFSKLQQAEQQNFYAEAGIGLLQAEQARVRSREQLTRLLGLWGEQLDYRLLERLPALPKTADELPDVERLAMNQRQDIQAVRLDAERLAQNLGLTRTTRFINVLELGVVNNRSNEEPTQRGYEISVELPLFDWSGAKVARAEAQYRQALNRAAETAINARSQVREAYHAYRNAFELAQHYRAEVLPLRQRIAEENLLRYNGMFISTFDLLADARRQVQAVDGYLQAQRAFWLARADLDMALLGAPNPSLGAAPAAAAEPAAAGH; encoded by the coding sequence ATGACCACCATTAAACCCGCCGTACTGCTCTGCGCCGCGCTGCTGCTGGCCGGATGCGCCGGCTTCAGCCAGGACAGCGGCTTCGATCCGGTGCAGCAAAGCGCCGAGCGCCAGCTGGACAAGCAACTGCTGTGGGCCCGCGACGAGGCCGGGCGCAGCCAGATCGAGGCGCGCGTCGCCGAGCTGTTGGCCGAACCCCTGAGCCTGGATGCCGCGGTGCAACTGGCGCTGCTCAACAACCGCGGCCTGCAGGCGTCTTTCGACGAACTGGGCATCGGCGAGGCCGAACGGGTGCAGGCCGGGCGCCTGCCCAATCCCGGCTTCTCCTACGGCCGCCTGGAGAAGGGCAGCGAGATCGAATACGAGCGCGGCCTGCACCTGAATCTGGCGCGGCTGATCGCCCTGCCGCTGACCTCGCGCCTGGAGGGTCGGCGCTTCGAGCAGCTGCAGCGGCAGACCAGCCTGGCGGTGTTCGAGCTTGCCAGCGAGACGCGCAAGGCCTGGTACCAGGCGGTCGCCGCAGAGGAGAGCCTGGTCTACGCGCGGCAGGTGTTGGCCGCCGCCGAAGCCGGCGCCGAGCTGGCCCGGCGCATGACTGCAGTGGGTAACTTCAGCAAGTTGCAGCAGGCCGAACAGCAGAACTTCTACGCCGAGGCCGGCATCGGCCTGCTGCAGGCCGAACAGGCGCGGGTGCGCAGCCGCGAGCAGTTGACCCGTCTGCTCGGCCTGTGGGGCGAGCAGCTCGACTACCGCCTGCTCGAACGCCTGCCGGCATTGCCGAAAACCGCAGACGAGTTGCCGGACGTGGAGCGCCTGGCCATGAACCAGCGCCAGGACATCCAGGCCGTGCGCCTGGATGCCGAGCGTCTGGCGCAGAACCTCGGCCTGACCCGAACCACGCGCTTCATCAACGTGCTGGAGCTGGGCGTGGTCAACAACCGCTCCAACGAGGAGCCGACCCAGCGCGGCTACGAGATCAGCGTCGAGCTGCCGCTGTTCGACTGGAGCGGTGCCAAGGTGGCGCGGGCCGAGGCGCAGTATCGCCAGGCGCTCAACCGCGCCGCCGAGACGGCGATCAACGCCCGCTCGCAGGTGCGCGAGGCCTACCACGCCTACCGCAACGCCTTCGAGCTGGCGCAGCACTATCGCGCCGAGGTGCTGCCGCTGCGCCAGCGCATCGCCGAGGAAAACTTGCTGCGCTACAACGGCATGTTCATCAGCACCTTTGACCTGCTCGCCGATGCGCGCCGCCAGGTGCAGGCGGTGGATGGCTACCTGCAGGCGCAACGCGCCTTCTGGCTGGCGCGCGCCGACCTCGACATGGCCCTGTTGGGCGCCCCCAATCCCTCGCTCGGCGCGGCGCCTGCCGCTGCTGCCGAGCCGGCCGCCGCCGGCCACTGA
- a CDS encoding glutathione S-transferase family protein, giving the protein MFKVYGDYRSGNCYKVKLMLHLLGKEYQWIAIDILKGETQSEAFLARNPNGKIPVLELEDGTCLWESNAILNFLADGSEFLPTEPRLRTQVLQWQFFEQYSHEPYVAVARFIQLYQGMPEARREEHARCLALGYKALKVMEKQLERTSYLVGEQYSIADIALYAYTHVADEGGFSLEAFPAIRAWLDRVASHPRHVTMLG; this is encoded by the coding sequence ATGTTCAAGGTCTACGGCGATTACCGCTCGGGCAACTGCTACAAGGTCAAGCTGATGCTGCATCTGCTGGGCAAGGAGTACCAGTGGATTGCCATCGACATCCTCAAGGGCGAAACTCAGAGCGAAGCTTTTCTGGCCAGGAATCCCAACGGCAAGATTCCGGTGCTGGAGCTGGAAGATGGCACCTGTCTGTGGGAATCCAACGCCATCCTCAACTTCCTTGCCGATGGCAGCGAGTTTCTGCCGACCGAGCCGCGCCTGCGCACCCAGGTACTGCAGTGGCAGTTCTTCGAGCAATACAGCCACGAGCCCTATGTTGCAGTGGCGCGCTTCATCCAGCTTTACCAGGGCATGCCGGAGGCGCGGCGCGAAGAGCACGCGCGCTGCCTGGCGCTGGGCTACAAGGCGCTGAAGGTGATGGAGAAGCAGTTGGAGCGTACGTCCTACCTAGTCGGCGAGCAGTATTCGATTGCCGATATCGCCCTGTATGCCTACACCCATGTGGCGGATGAAGGCGGCTTCAGCCTGGAAGCTTTCCCAGCCATTCGCGCCTGGCTCGACCGGGTAGCCAGCCATCCACGGCATGTGACCATGCTTGGCTGA
- a CDS encoding PLP-dependent aminotransferase family protein, which produces MAFSERIARLKSSLIREILAAAQRPEVMSFAGGLPAEPMLPKVDWADMPASMGQYGMSEGEPALREAIAAEARALGVPCEASQVLIVSGSQQTLDLASKLFIDPGTEVLLEAPTYLAALQAFQLFGADCISVPQEADGPELAALRQRLETHKPAFAYLIPTFQNPSATRYSEAKREAVAALLDEFGVTLIEDEPYRELVFDAGSATPIVSRLKKASWIYTGTVSKTLLPGLRVGYLIATPDLFPHLLRLKQSADLHTNRIGQWQALQWLGSEQYRGHLAELRDFYRLRRDAMQASLQEHFADLADWEIPQGGLFFWLTLKQPLDTRTLLDAALAQNVAFMPGEPFFIDPDANPGHLRLNFSHVAPERLGEGLRRLAVVIREAQAK; this is translated from the coding sequence ATGGCCTTCTCCGAACGTATCGCCCGCCTGAAAAGCTCTCTGATTCGCGAAATTCTGGCTGCGGCGCAGCGTCCGGAGGTGATGTCCTTCGCCGGTGGCCTGCCGGCCGAACCGATGCTGCCCAAGGTGGACTGGGCCGATATGCCGGCGAGCATGGGCCAGTACGGCATGAGCGAGGGTGAGCCGGCGCTGCGTGAGGCCATTGCCGCTGAGGCGCGTGCATTGGGCGTGCCTTGCGAGGCCAGCCAGGTACTGATCGTCAGCGGCTCGCAGCAGACCTTGGATCTGGCCTCCAAGCTGTTCATCGATCCGGGCACCGAGGTATTGCTCGAAGCGCCGACCTACCTGGCCGCGCTGCAGGCCTTCCAGCTCTTTGGCGCCGACTGCATCAGCGTGCCGCAGGAGGCCGACGGGCCTGAGTTGGCGGCGCTGCGTCAGCGTCTGGAAACGCACAAGCCGGCTTTCGCCTACCTGATCCCGACCTTTCAGAACCCGTCCGCCACCCGTTACAGCGAGGCCAAGCGCGAAGCCGTGGCGGCGCTGCTCGACGAGTTTGGCGTGACCCTGATCGAAGACGAGCCGTACCGCGAGCTGGTGTTCGACGCCGGCAGCGCCACGCCCATCGTCAGCCGCCTGAAGAAAGCCAGTTGGATCTACACCGGCACCGTATCCAAGACATTGCTGCCAGGCCTGCGCGTGGGTTACCTGATCGCCACGCCTGACCTGTTCCCGCACCTGCTGCGCCTGAAACAGTCGGCGGATCTGCACACCAACCGTATCGGCCAGTGGCAGGCGCTGCAGTGGCTGGGCAGCGAGCAGTACCGTGGCCACCTGGCCGAGCTGCGCGATTTCTACCGCCTCCGCCGTGACGCCATGCAGGCGTCGTTGCAGGAACACTTCGCTGACCTGGCTGACTGGGAGATTCCGCAGGGTGGTCTGTTCTTCTGGCTGACCCTCAAGCAGCCGCTGGATACCCGTACGCTGCTCGACGCAGCGTTGGCGCAGAACGTCGCCTTCATGCCGGGTGAGCCGTTCTTCATCGATCCGGACGCCAACCCTGGTCACCTGCGGCTGAATTTCAGCCACGTGGCGCCGGAGCGTCTGGGCGAAGGCCTGCGCCGGTTGGCGGTGGTGATCCGCGAGGCGCAGGCGAAGTAG
- a CDS encoding MarR family winged helix-turn-helix transcriptional regulator, with protein MTDLKNFAEKFLTSPAEGAQANHHGAQVIKHAAAQQAAMEAFFFGYQAFTAKPDEMLAKRGLSRVHHRILFFIAKYPGLNMTELLGYLGVSKQALNMPLRQLIEMNLVQSEAATDDKRKRVLGFTAEGAKLEQALRREQARLLQRVFAEVGEEAVQGWLRVNLALAAGRS; from the coding sequence ATGACTGACCTAAAAAATTTCGCCGAGAAGTTTTTAACGTCACCCGCCGAGGGTGCGCAGGCCAACCATCATGGCGCACAAGTGATCAAGCACGCTGCAGCCCAGCAGGCTGCCATGGAAGCCTTCTTCTTCGGCTACCAGGCCTTCACCGCCAAGCCTGACGAGATGCTGGCAAAGCGCGGCCTGTCGCGGGTGCATCATCGCATTCTGTTCTTCATCGCCAAGTATCCGGGCCTGAACATGACCGAACTGCTGGGTTACCTGGGGGTAAGCAAGCAGGCACTGAACATGCCGCTGCGTCAGTTGATCGAGATGAATCTGGTGCAAAGCGAGGCTGCCACGGACGATAAGCGCAAGCGTGTTCTCGGCTTCACGGCCGAAGGTGCCAAGCTGGAGCAGGCACTGCGCCGCGAGCAGGCGCGGCTGCTGCAACGTGTATTCGCTGAAGTGGGTGAAGAGGCGGTGCAGGGCTGGCTCAGGGTAAATCTGGCACTGGCTGCCGGCCGTAGCTGA
- a CDS encoding LysE family translocator, protein MSTELLLAFIAFAFVTSVTPGPNNMMLLASGVNFGVRRSIPHMLGISLGFMLLVAAVGLGLGQVFQRLPLLHDVLRYVGAAYLLYLAWKIAQSGAPQGRDNPAAKPFTFLQAAAFQWVNPKAWIMAIGAITTYTPQDGFFSNVLLIAALFALINCPSVGLWTVAGSMLRKWLDNPRALRTFNIGMALLLVASLYPIIVDTGMF, encoded by the coding sequence ATGTCCACCGAACTGCTGCTCGCCTTCATCGCCTTCGCCTTCGTCACCTCGGTGACGCCAGGCCCCAACAACATGATGCTGCTCGCCTCCGGGGTGAACTTCGGCGTGCGCCGCAGCATTCCGCACATGCTCGGCATCAGCCTGGGCTTCATGCTGCTGGTGGCCGCCGTAGGCCTGGGCCTGGGCCAGGTGTTCCAACGGCTGCCGCTGCTGCATGACGTGCTGCGCTATGTCGGCGCCGCCTACCTGCTTTATCTGGCCTGGAAAATCGCCCAGTCCGGCGCGCCGCAAGGCCGTGACAACCCTGCCGCCAAACCCTTCACCTTTCTCCAGGCTGCGGCATTCCAGTGGGTCAACCCCAAGGCCTGGATCATGGCCATCGGCGCCATCACCACCTATACCCCGCAGGATGGTTTCTTCAGCAACGTGCTGCTGATCGCCGCCCTGTTCGCCCTGATCAACTGCCCCAGCGTGGGCCTGTGGACCGTCGCCGGCAGTATGCTGCGCAAGTGGCTGGACAACCCGCGGGCGCTGCGTACCTTCAACATCGGCATGGCGCTGCTGCTGGTCGCCTCGCTTTACCCCATCATCGTCGACACTGGAATGTTCTGA
- a CDS encoding benzoate/H(+) symporter BenE family transporter: MQDAVPSRLRPLADTSTSAVVAGFIAMLTGYTSSLVLMFQAGQAAGLSAGQISSWIWALSIGMALCCIVLSLRYRAPVMIAWSTPGAALLITSLPQVSYGEAIGAYILASGLIVLIGLTGTFDRLMRRIPASIAAALLAGVLFKIGLEICVAAEQQPILVVAMLLAYLLGKRLWPRYSVLSALVVGSVLAGMFGLLDFTGFQLQLATPEWTTPSFSLGAAISIGIPLFIVAMASQNLPGMAVLRANGYDVPASPLLTSTGLVSILMAPFGSHGIHMAAISAAICAGPEAHEDPRKRYTAAVWCGVFYAIAGIFGATLASLFAALPAALILSIAALALFASIIGGLTQAMSEPNEREAALITFLVTASGMTLAGVGSAFWGIVAGLLTLAVLNWGKR, from the coding sequence ATGCAAGACGCCGTCCCTTCCCGCCTGCGCCCACTGGCGGACACCTCCACCTCGGCCGTGGTCGCTGGATTCATCGCCATGCTCACCGGCTATACCAGCTCCCTGGTGCTGATGTTCCAGGCCGGCCAGGCGGCCGGCCTCAGCGCCGGGCAGATTTCCTCGTGGATCTGGGCGCTGTCGATCGGCATGGCGCTGTGCTGCATCGTGCTCTCGCTACGCTATCGCGCGCCGGTGATGATCGCCTGGTCGACGCCCGGTGCGGCGCTGCTGATCACCAGCTTGCCGCAGGTGTCCTATGGCGAGGCGATTGGCGCCTACATCCTGGCCTCGGGTCTGATCGTGCTGATCGGTCTGACCGGCACCTTCGACCGCCTGATGCGCCGCATCCCTGCCTCTATCGCGGCCGCCCTGCTGGCCGGTGTGCTGTTCAAGATCGGCCTGGAAATCTGCGTGGCCGCCGAACAACAACCGATTCTGGTGGTGGCCATGCTGCTCGCCTACCTGCTCGGCAAGCGCCTATGGCCTCGCTACTCGGTGCTTTCGGCACTGGTTGTCGGCAGCGTGCTGGCCGGGATGTTCGGCCTGTTGGACTTCACTGGCTTCCAGCTGCAACTGGCCACGCCTGAGTGGACCACGCCGAGCTTCTCCCTGGGCGCTGCCATCAGTATCGGCATACCGCTGTTCATCGTCGCCATGGCCTCGCAGAACCTGCCGGGCATGGCGGTGCTGCGCGCCAATGGTTACGACGTGCCGGCCTCACCACTGCTGACCAGCACCGGCCTGGTGTCGATCCTGATGGCGCCGTTCGGCAGCCACGGCATTCACATGGCCGCGATCAGCGCCGCCATCTGCGCTGGCCCGGAAGCCCATGAAGACCCGCGCAAGCGCTACACCGCAGCAGTCTGGTGCGGGGTGTTCTACGCCATTGCCGGCATTTTCGGCGCCACTCTGGCCTCGCTGTTCGCCGCGTTGCCGGCGGCGTTGATCCTCTCCATCGCCGCACTGGCGTTGTTCGCCTCGATCATCGGCGGCCTGACCCAGGCCATGAGCGAACCCAACGAGCGCGAAGCGGCGCTGATCACCTTCCTGGTCACCGCCTCGGGCATGACCCTGGCCGGTGTCGGCTCGGCCTTCTGGGGTATCGTCGCCGGCCTTCTGACCCTGGCCGTGCTGAACTGGGGCAAGCGCTAG
- a CDS encoding bile acid:sodium symporter family protein produces the protein MTADPLLTFFLPAALGIIMLGLGLSLSLADFARVAKFPKPVLIGLACQLLLLPLACFFLAKLFGLAPALAVGLMLLAASPGGTTANLYSHLAHGDVALNITLTAVNSVIAILTMPLIVNLSLAYFMSADQAIPLQFAKVVQVFVIVLGPVAIGMWLRSRFPGFAERMQKPVKIISALFLLLIILLAVAKDWRTFVDYAPSVGGAALAFNLLSMAVGYCVPRLLKLNLRQAIAIAMEIGIHNGTLAIALALSPALLNNPTMAIPAAIYSLIMFITAALFGLWVNRVHGAELAHDAVPEQ, from the coding sequence ATGACCGCCGATCCCTTGCTGACGTTTTTCCTGCCCGCTGCGCTGGGCATCATCATGCTCGGGCTTGGTCTGTCCCTGAGCCTGGCCGACTTCGCCCGCGTGGCCAAATTTCCCAAGCCGGTGCTGATCGGCCTGGCTTGCCAGCTGCTGCTGTTGCCGCTGGCGTGCTTTTTCCTGGCCAAATTGTTCGGTCTGGCGCCGGCACTGGCCGTCGGTCTGATGCTCTTGGCTGCCTCGCCGGGCGGCACCACGGCCAACCTCTACAGTCATCTGGCCCATGGCGACGTGGCGTTGAACATCACCCTCACCGCAGTCAACTCGGTGATCGCGATTCTGACCATGCCGCTGATCGTCAATCTGTCGCTGGCTTACTTCATGTCCGCCGATCAGGCCATTCCGCTGCAGTTCGCCAAGGTGGTGCAGGTGTTCGTCATCGTCCTGGGGCCGGTGGCCATTGGCATGTGGCTGCGCAGCCGTTTCCCCGGCTTCGCCGAGCGCATGCAGAAACCGGTGAAGATCATCTCGGCGCTGTTCTTGCTGCTGATCATCCTGCTGGCGGTGGCCAAGGACTGGCGTACCTTCGTCGATTACGCGCCGTCGGTAGGCGGCGCGGCGCTGGCCTTCAACCTGTTGAGCATGGCGGTGGGTTACTGCGTGCCCAGGCTGCTCAAGCTCAACCTGCGCCAGGCGATTGCCATCGCCATGGAGATCGGTATCCACAATGGCACCCTGGCCATCGCCCTGGCACTCAGCCCGGCGCTGCTGAACAACCCGACCATGGCCATTCCGGCCGCCATCTACAGCCTGATCATGTTCATCACGGCGGCGTTGTTCGGCTTGTGGGTCAACCGTGTGCATGGTGCAGAACTGGCCCACGACGCGGTGCCCGAACAGTAG
- a CDS encoding SDR family oxidoreductase, with protein sequence MSMTFSGQVALVTGAAAGIGRATAQAFAAEGLKVVVSDVDVAGGEGTVELIRAAGGEACFVRCDVTRDAEVKALMDATLAQYGRLDYAFNNAGIEIEQGKLADGNEAEFDAIMGVNVKGVWLCMKHQIPLLLAQGGGAIVNTASVAGLGAAPKMSIYAASKHAVIGLSKSAAVEYAKKKVRVNAVCPAVIDTDMFRRAYEADPKKAEFAAAMHPVGRIGTVEEVAAAVLYLCSDHAAFTTGQALAVDGGATAI encoded by the coding sequence ATGAGCATGACGTTCTCCGGCCAGGTCGCCCTGGTCACCGGCGCTGCCGCCGGTATTGGCCGTGCCACCGCCCAGGCTTTCGCTGCCGAAGGGCTCAAGGTCGTGGTATCCGATGTGGATGTGGCTGGCGGTGAAGGCACCGTCGAGCTGATTCGTGCGGCCGGTGGCGAGGCCTGCTTCGTGCGCTGCGACGTGACCCGTGATGCCGAGGTCAAGGCGTTGATGGACGCCACCCTGGCGCAGTACGGCCGGCTGGACTATGCCTTCAACAATGCCGGTATCGAGATCGAACAGGGCAAGCTGGCCGACGGCAACGAGGCCGAGTTCGACGCCATCATGGGCGTCAACGTCAAGGGCGTATGGTTGTGCATGAAACACCAGATCCCGTTGCTGCTGGCCCAGGGCGGCGGCGCCATCGTCAACACCGCCTCGGTCGCCGGCCTGGGTGCCGCGCCGAAGATGAGCATCTATGCCGCTTCCAAACATGCGGTGATCGGCCTGAGCAAATCCGCAGCGGTGGAATATGCGAAGAAGAAAGTCCGCGTCAACGCCGTGTGCCCGGCGGTGATCGACACCGATATGTTTCGCCGCGCCTACGAGGCGGACCCGAAGAAGGCCGAGTTCGCTGCCGCCATGCACCCGGTCGGGCGTATCGGCACGGTCGAGGAAGTCGCCGCAGCAGTGCTCTATCTGTGCAGTGATCATGCGGCGTTCACCACTGGCCAGGCGCTGGCCGTAGACGGTGGTGCCACGGCGATCTAA
- the pyrF gene encoding orotidine-5'-phosphate decarboxylase — protein MPACQTPIIVALDFPSRDAALALADQLDPALCRVKVGKELFTRSGPQVVEALQAKGFELFLDLKFHDIPNTTAMAVKAAAELGVWMVNVHCSGGLRMMAACRNELDKLAGAKPLLIGVTVLTSMEQQDLAGIGLDVPPQEQVLRLAGLAAEAGLDGLVCSAQEAQALKVAQPRLQLVTPGIRPAGSSADDQKRILTPRQALEASSDYLVIGRPISQAADPAQALAAVVAELHA, from the coding sequence ATGCCCGCCTGCCAGACCCCGATCATCGTCGCCCTCGACTTTCCCAGCCGTGATGCCGCTCTGGCGTTGGCCGACCAGCTCGATCCGGCGTTGTGCCGGGTCAAGGTCGGCAAGGAGCTGTTCACCCGCAGTGGCCCGCAGGTGGTCGAGGCGCTGCAGGCCAAAGGATTCGAGCTGTTTCTCGATCTGAAATTTCATGACATCCCCAATACCACGGCGATGGCGGTCAAGGCCGCTGCGGAACTGGGCGTGTGGATGGTCAACGTGCACTGCTCCGGCGGCCTGCGCATGATGGCGGCCTGCCGTAATGAGCTGGACAAGCTGGCGGGCGCCAAGCCGTTGTTGATCGGCGTGACGGTGCTGACCAGCATGGAGCAGCAGGACCTGGCCGGTATCGGCCTGGATGTGCCGCCGCAGGAGCAAGTGCTGCGTCTGGCCGGGCTGGCCGCCGAGGCCGGGCTCGATGGCCTGGTCTGCTCGGCGCAGGAAGCGCAGGCGCTGAAGGTGGCGCAGCCGCGCCTGCAACTGGTGACGCCCGGCATTCGCCCGGCTGGTAGCAGCGCCGACGACCAGAAGCGCATCCTCACCCCGCGTCAGGCACTGGAGGCCAGCTCCGACTATCTGGTGATCGGTCGCCCCATCAGCCAGGCCGCCGATCCGGCGCAGGCGCTGGCTGCCGTGGTCGCCGAACTGCACGCCTGA
- the ltrA gene encoding group II intron reverse transcriptase/maturase, with product MKTQPATPVASAPFGGVMNWHDLDWATVQQAVRKTQLKIAQATQEGNWRRVKRLQRMLTYSFYGRCLAVRRVTENRGRKTPGVDGETWGSPQAKLRAVGSLSKQRGYRPKPLRRVWIPKPGKHERRPLGIPTMLDRAMQALHLQALEPVIESTSDPKSYGFRPDRSTADAMVELFHLLSSQTAPVWILEGDIKGFFDNINHEWLCRNVPMDTKVLRKWLKAGVIDRRQLMATEAGTPQGGIISPCLANATLNGLETQLKRHLAKRLGVVKAKKTKVQCVRYADDFVILAASKELLEEEVKPWVEQFLSVRGVELSREKTHITHIHQGFDFLGWNFRKYVPKSPRRKAKLLIKPSKKNASAFYRKVREIIKGSGAMTQEALIGQLNPVLKGWAQYHSPVVAKQTFSRLDHLIFWRIWRWAKRRHPRKSADWIRNKYFRSIGGQNWVFAYPYKNGKGEKQYRRLYQLAGTAIVRHKRLSVDYTPYDAERELEWEALRVKRMQHKLRYRGQILSLFRRQRGLCASCGQAVSKETGWHDHHVIRRVDGGPDTLQNRVLLHPNCHALVHSRRQETPLRFSGLKL from the coding sequence ATGAAAACGCAACCAGCAACACCGGTCGCGTCTGCGCCCTTCGGCGGAGTGATGAATTGGCACGATCTCGATTGGGCCACCGTTCAGCAAGCCGTTCGGAAAACGCAGCTAAAGATTGCGCAGGCAACACAGGAAGGTAACTGGCGCAGGGTTAAACGCCTGCAACGGATGCTGACCTATTCGTTTTACGGCCGCTGTTTGGCTGTACGACGAGTCACGGAGAACCGGGGTCGTAAGACTCCGGGCGTCGATGGAGAAACCTGGGGATCGCCCCAGGCCAAGCTCCGTGCTGTGGGAAGTCTGTCGAAACAACGGGGTTATCGACCCAAACCGCTACGGCGGGTCTGGATACCGAAACCCGGTAAGCATGAGAGGCGCCCGCTGGGTATCCCGACGATGTTGGATCGGGCCATGCAGGCGCTGCATCTGCAAGCGTTGGAGCCTGTAATCGAAAGTACCAGCGATCCGAAGTCCTATGGATTTCGCCCGGATCGTTCGACTGCTGACGCAATGGTTGAGCTTTTCCACCTGCTGTCGTCGCAAACGGCGCCGGTCTGGATTCTGGAAGGCGACATCAAGGGCTTCTTCGACAACATCAACCACGAATGGCTGTGTCGGAATGTCCCGATGGACACGAAGGTACTGCGCAAGTGGTTAAAAGCCGGGGTTATCGACCGGCGACAACTCATGGCAACGGAAGCCGGGACGCCGCAGGGTGGAATTATTTCGCCCTGTCTGGCCAATGCCACTCTGAACGGTCTGGAAACTCAGTTGAAGCGCCATCTGGCGAAGAGGCTGGGGGTTGTGAAAGCCAAGAAGACCAAGGTGCAATGCGTTAGGTATGCGGACGACTTCGTGATCCTGGCAGCCTCGAAAGAGCTGTTGGAGGAAGAGGTCAAACCCTGGGTAGAACAATTCCTGTCAGTACGAGGGGTTGAGCTGTCCCGGGAGAAAACGCACATCACGCACATTCACCAGGGATTCGATTTCCTGGGGTGGAATTTCAGGAAGTACGTGCCGAAGTCACCACGCAGGAAAGCCAAGCTGCTGATCAAGCCCTCGAAGAAAAACGCTTCAGCGTTTTATCGGAAGGTGCGCGAGATCATCAAAGGCAGTGGGGCCATGACGCAGGAAGCGTTGATCGGCCAACTGAACCCGGTACTGAAGGGGTGGGCACAATACCACTCCCCGGTCGTGGCAAAACAAACCTTCAGCAGGCTGGATCATCTGATCTTTTGGCGAATCTGGAGGTGGGCGAAACGTAGGCATCCAAGGAAGTCGGCTGATTGGATCAGGAATAAATACTTCCGATCCATAGGCGGGCAGAACTGGGTGTTCGCGTACCCCTACAAGAATGGTAAGGGAGAAAAGCAGTACCGCCGGCTATACCAGTTGGCGGGAACCGCAATCGTGCGTCACAAGCGTCTGTCGGTGGATTACACCCCCTACGACGCGGAGCGCGAGCTGGAATGGGAGGCGCTGAGAGTCAAACGGATGCAGCACAAGCTGCGTTATCGGGGACAAATCCTCAGTCTCTTCCGCAGACAGCGGGGCCTATGTGCCTCGTGCGGGCAAGCGGTGAGCAAGGAAACTGGCTGGCACGACCATCACGTCATCAGGCGGGTGGACGGCGGGCCAGACACTCTGCAAAACCGTGTGCTGCTTCATCCCAACTGCCATGCGCTGGTTCATAGCCGGCGCCAAGAGACACCTCTACGGTTTAGCGGTTTAAAACTGTAG
- a CDS encoding DUF2897 family protein: protein MPWYVWLLLALVFGSVIGSLLILRSSAKKMPLSEEQLARMRQRAIEQQAKDERERQR, encoded by the coding sequence ATGCCCTGGTACGTTTGGTTGCTGCTGGCTCTGGTGTTCGGCTCGGTAATCGGCAGCCTGCTGATCCTGCGCAGCAGTGCCAAGAAAATGCCCCTGAGTGAGGAGCAGCTCGCACGCATGCGCCAGCGCGCCATCGAACAACAAGCCAAGGACGAACGCGAGCGCCAACGCTAG
- a CDS encoding CPBP family intramembrane glutamic endopeptidase, with protein MPLHLRLLLPALTLALGTSLGFIAPTGLLFGGLFVVWVLAAERHLPNGLWLALILLSSVSLAAHLIPGFTPWQLWPPRLISSDAAPYGLRLSWDKLLVATTLLAWWLGQARRDANSPQRAWLACIATLLLVPLLAMALGLLAWQPKWPQGLLLWLAINLGVAVLAEELLFRGLLQPALIRYLGTWPGLLLTAGLFGAAHLPFSPLFAIVAACAGLGYGLAFHYSGRLSLAIALHGAVNLLHFLLLSYPLRLT; from the coding sequence ATGCCCCTGCACCTGCGCCTGCTGCTCCCGGCCCTAACCCTGGCCCTTGGCACCAGCCTGGGCTTCATTGCCCCCACAGGCCTGCTGTTCGGCGGCCTTTTCGTTGTATGGGTACTGGCCGCTGAACGGCACTTGCCGAACGGGCTTTGGCTAGCACTGATCCTGCTGAGTAGCGTCAGTCTGGCAGCGCACCTGATACCCGGTTTCACCCCCTGGCAACTGTGGCCACCGCGCCTGATCAGCAGCGATGCGGCGCCCTATGGCCTGCGCCTGTCCTGGGACAAACTGCTAGTGGCCACCACACTGCTGGCCTGGTGGCTGGGGCAGGCACGCCGCGACGCCAATTCTCCGCAGCGTGCATGGCTGGCCTGCATCGCCACCTTGCTGCTGGTACCGCTACTGGCCATGGCGCTGGGCCTGCTCGCCTGGCAACCCAAATGGCCGCAGGGGCTGCTGCTGTGGCTGGCCATCAATCTCGGCGTAGCGGTATTGGCCGAGGAGTTGCTGTTTCGTGGCCTGTTGCAGCCGGCTCTGATCAGATACTTGGGAACGTGGCCTGGATTGCTACTGACGGCAGGCCTGTTCGGTGCGGCCCACCTGCCCTTCAGCCCGCTGTTTGCCATAGTGGCAGCCTGTGCAGGCCTTGGCTATGGTCTGGCCTTTCACTACAGCGGTCGTCTCAGCCTGGCCATAGCGCTGCACGGAGCAGTCAATCTCCTGCATTTCCTATTGCTGAGCTATCCGCTGCGGCTGACGTGA